The Faecalibacterium sp. I3-3-33 DNA window ACACCCTCAAGGCCAACAACGTGGCTGCACTGCCCGCCCGCGCCGAGGCTGTGATGGCTGAGAACAAGGCCATGAGCCGCGAGCTGGAGGAGATGAAGGCCAAGATCGCCGCCTCCAAGGTGGACAGCCTGTTCGACAATGCTGAGGAAGCAGACGGCGTGAAGATCGCTTCTGCATACTTTACCGGTACCACCGGCGACACCCTGCGCGGTATGTGCGACAGCATCCGCGACAAGGCCGTGAACCCCGTGGTGGCTGTTCTGGTGGGCAAGGCTGAGGATAAGATCACCATGGCCGTTACCGTGAACAAGCTGGCACAGGAAAAGGGCCTCAAGGCCGGTGTGCTGGTCAAGGAACTGTCCGCTATCGCAGGCGGCAAGGGCGGCGGCAAGCCGGACTTTGCAATGGCCGGTCTGAAGGACGAGACCAAGATCGACGAGGCACTGGCTGCTGTGAGCGCTATCGTCAAGAAGGCTCTGGGCTAAAAAGGATCTATGTCCCGTGCCCCGGTGCTGGTACAGCGCCGGGGCGGCGGGCTTTTGTAGAAGCAGGAAGGAGTGTTCCCCCATGGAAGATTGTCTGTTTTGCATGATCGCAGAGGGCAAGATCCCCTCTAAAAAGCTGTACGAGGATGACCAGGTAGTGGCATTCTACGACATCAACCCGCAGGCAAAGGTGCATTTCCTTGTGGTTCCCCGCAAGCACATCTCCTCTGCCGCTGTGCTGACCGAGGAGGATGGTGCTCTGCTGGGCCACATCTTCGCCGTCATCGCAAAGCTGGCCAAGGAGCAGGGGCTGGAAAACGGCTACCGCATCATCTCCAACGTGGGCGAGGACGCAGGCCAGACCGTGAAGCATCTGCATTTCCATGTTCTGGGCGGCGAAAAACTGCCTGTCTGATTCCAATACGAAAGGGAGAATTTGATTATGGCTGAAACTTATACCCTGCACGTTGCAGGCCTGACCCGTGAGCTGACCATCTGCAAGGTGAACGACCACATGGACATTGCTGCATTCATCATGCTGGGTGATGCCGAGCTGACCGTAGCCGCTGCTGCGGAGCTGCTGAAGAAGTGCCCGGATTTTGATATCCTGCTCACCGCCGAGGCTAAGGGCATTCCGCTGGCGCACGAGATGAGCCGCCAGAGCGGCAAGCCCTATATCTGCGCCCGCAAGGGTGTCAAGCTGTATATGCCGGACCCCGTGGTGGTGGAGGACCAGTCCATTACCACTGCCGGTAAGCAGAAGCTGGTCATCGACCGCAAGGAACTGGAAAAGATGAACGGCAAGCGTGTGCTGGTGGTGGACGATGTCATCTCCACCGGCGGCTCTCTGAAGGCACTGGACGCGCTGGCTGAAAAGACCCAGTGCACCATCGTGGGTCAGGCCGCTGTTCTGGCCGAGGGCGACGCTTCCGAGCGTAAGGATATCATCTTCCTTGAGCCGCTGCCCCTGTTCTTCCACTAAGCTGGGATGCGCCGCCCACTCTGCGCGTTCTGCGTCGGAATGATGGGCCTTAGTTTCCTGTGGACTTTTTTGCCGCAAACGGAGCTTTTTATGCCGTTTGCGGCATTTTTTGTCGCCTTTTTGCTGCTGCTCTGCATCCCGTACCGCAGCCGTAAGCTGGCGGTCTGCCTGCTGCTGGGCGCGCTGGCCGGGCTTTGCGCGGTGCATACCACGAGCGCCCGGCTGGAGCGTACCCGGGCAAATTACGCCGGGCGTACCGTGCTGCTGACTGCCGAGGTGGAGCGCGCGGACAGAAACTATTTTTCGGACACAGTAGACGCGACCCTGTGGGTGGAAAGCGTGAACGGCAGCCC harbors:
- a CDS encoding histidine triad nucleotide-binding protein, with the protein product MEDCLFCMIAEGKIPSKKLYEDDQVVAFYDINPQAKVHFLVVPRKHISSAAVLTEEDGALLGHIFAVIAKLAKEQGLENGYRIISNVGEDAGQTVKHLHFHVLGGEKLPV
- a CDS encoding phosphoribosyltransferase family protein → MAETYTLHVAGLTRELTICKVNDHMDIAAFIMLGDAELTVAAAAELLKKCPDFDILLTAEAKGIPLAHEMSRQSGKPYICARKGVKLYMPDPVVVEDQSITTAGKQKLVIDRKELEKMNGKRVLVVDDVISTGGSLKALDALAEKTQCTIVGQAAVLAEGDASERKDIIFLEPLPLFFH